In Rutidosis leptorrhynchoides isolate AG116_Rl617_1_P2 chromosome 2, CSIRO_AGI_Rlap_v1, whole genome shotgun sequence, one genomic interval encodes:
- the LOC139890285 gene encoding G-type lectin S-receptor-like serine/threonine-protein kinase SD1-13 encodes MPPEYLLQGTVSTDIDVFGFGVLLLEIVSGRMNHWSYDVEHPLNLLGLTLVLWNNGRGLELMDLVLEESCTPNEVMTCIHVSLFCIQDHAMDRPTMSEVVSMLTNENMHLPEPNQPVFFVERHDAETGRDDNHNNVTNGSVNDLTGNHFQF; translated from the exons ATGCCGCCTGAGTATTTACTACAAGGCACTGTTTCAACCGACATCGATGTCTTTGGTTTTGGTGTTTTATTGCTTGAGATCGTAAGCGGCCGAATGAATCATTGGAGCTATGACGTGGAACACCCTCTCAACCTTCTAGGGCTG ACATTGGTATTATGGAACAATGGCAGAGGTTTGGAGTTGATGGATCTGGTGCTTGAAGAATCATGCACTCCTAATGAAGTAATGACATGCATTCATGTAAGTCTCTTTTGTATTCAAGATCATGCAATGGATAGACCAACTATGTCTGAAGTCGTATCGATGCTCACAAATGAAAATATGCATCTACCTGAGCCAAATCAACCAGTGTTCTTTGTTGAGAGGCATGATGCAGAGACAGGAAgagatgataatcataataatgtgaCAAATGGTTCCGTTAACGACTTAACGGGCAATCACTTTCAGTTTTAG